In the Engystomops pustulosus chromosome 2, aEngPut4.maternal, whole genome shotgun sequence genome, one interval contains:
- the LOC140118610 gene encoding uncharacterized protein has protein sequence MVPEQRDLQTSNPKMGCSKNRSIRNPHKCEDKVFLLARQFNTYEPTRCVQTSLECGTDVCLPTNTSNLQSDSEDPKREGKSNPHSALLAKEGMVSITQEAISGRAYSPPSSCGPTIPGTTSASKSPGSPIISMDPERELLKTKGLSHKVISTLKASRKPVTQAIYFRIWNKFVTFCGPEIPNQNSPNISQVLDFLQAGFDKGLKTSSLKVQISALSAFFDSPLADHQWVSSSFHLSQEIILPTFCRNPKTPKEEEWHSLDVRRILLFYLETTRQWRRDSNILLQFSGKNKGTRASKSTIARWIKTVIKNAYVAQNMSIPETIRAHSTRAMATSWAEKRGASINEICRAATWSSQMTFVKHYRLDLQSTKELAFGRKVLQAVVPP, from the exons ATGGTGCCTGAACAACGAGATCTTCAAACATCTAACCCTAAAATGGGGTGTTCCAAAAATAGATCTATTCGCAACCCGCACAAATGCGAAGACAAAGTTTTTCTTCTCGCTAGACAATTCAACACCTATGAGCCAACTAGATGCGTTCAGACATCCCTGGAATGCGGCACTGATGTATGCCTTCCCACCAATACCAGTAATCTCCAGAGTGATTCAGAAGATCCAAAGAGAGAAGGCAAAAGTAATCCTCATAGTGCCCTACTGGCCAAAGAAGGTATGGTTTCCATCACTCAGGAGGCTATCTCTGGAAGAGCCTATTCACCTCCCTCCTCGTGCGGACCTACTATTCCAGGGACCACTTCTGCATCCAAATCCCCAGGCTCTCCAATtatcagcatggatcctgaaagggaattgctaAAAACCAAGGGCTTGTCCCACAAGGTCATCTCCACCTTAAAGGCGAGTCGGAAACCTGTCACTCAGGCTATTTACTTCCGCATATGGAATAAGTTTGTAACATTCTGTGGACCTGAGATTCCTAACCAGAACTCTCCCAATATTTCCCAGGTATTGGATTTCCTCCAAGCAGGGTTTGACAAGGGCCTGAAGACCAGCTCTTTGAAGGTCCAGATATCTGCGTTGAGTGCCTTCTTCGATAGTCCTCTAGCGGATCACCAATGG GTATCCTCTAGCTTCCATCTAAGCCAGGAGATTATCTTACCTACATTCTGTCGAAATCCGAAAACTCCGAAGGAAGAAGAATGGCACTCTCTTGATGTCAGAAGGATTCTTCTCTTCTACCTAGAAACAACAAGGCAATGGCGAAGGGACTCAAATATCCTTCTACAGTTTAGCGGGAAAAACAAAGGCACGAGAGCTTCAAAATCCACTATAGCGAGATGGATCAAAACTGTCATTAAAAATGCTTATGTAGCTCAAAATATGTCTATACCTGAAACTATTAGAGCTCATTCCACACGGGCCATGGCAACCTCATGGGCCGAAAAAAGGGGAGCTTCCATTAATGAAATTTGTAGGGCAGCAACATGGTCTAGTCAAATGACGTTTGTAAAACACTATAGGTTAGACCTACAGAGTACAAAAGAACTAGCGTTTGGCAGAAAAGTACTTCAAGCTGTTGTCCCTCCCTGA